The Stieleria maiorica genome includes the window GGTCGATCAGCCAGGTCGTCGACCAGAAATCCAAACAGGCGATCGGGTTCGACACCAAGTGGGAACAAACCTTCTTGATCCAGGTCAGCGAGGTGATGAAGCGAAAGGAACTCGACGGCATCATCAAGGAATGGCTGATCTACTACCTGCTGGATGCCGCCACACGCGGCAGCGAAGACCTGAAACAGATGATCCCGCTGACGATGCGTGCGCTGGTGCGACGGAGCAGCGTTCGCGAGCAGTGGCACCAGTCGCGTCCGACCAATTACGACCTCAATCCGGAATTGCGAAAGGTGATCATGGCCGAGTTGAATGTCGCCTATCGACGCTTTGCCAACCCGCTCAGCGAGTACGAAAAAGTCGCCTCGGAACGCCTTAAATGGGTCGGCTTTTTGTCGAAATCCGCCGGCGGCCAAATCGAGTATCATCTTCGTGGCGGCACACCCGAAGCCGACGGCACCCTGTACGTCGTCGCGGCGGCGCGAGAGGGCGACGCGGAGACGTCGTTTTTTCCGGTCGGAAAAGTGCAACAAGGCCATGTTCAACTGACTCCCAATCCCGTGCACCAAGTCCCGGGACGCCCCCTGTTTTTGTTTCCGTACTGAATCGCATGACTCAAATCGAACGCGTCTTCATTCGCTTCCGCGGTCGAACCATCGGCCCGCTGACACCGGACAAGGTCAAGGACATGGTCCGCAGGGGCCAAGTCACTCGGATGCATGAGTTGTCCGGCGACGGGCTGAGCTGGATGAAGGCCGATGAGTTCGGAAATTTCTTTCCCCGGGCTGCTCCCAGCGGCGGCATGGCCGGCGACATGGCAGCCTCGGCCTCCAGCGTTCCGCCCGGCAGCGAAGGGTCGCATGACGGAGGCGGTACCGCACCGGCCGCCAACGATAACGCGACCGCGCAGTGGTACGCCCACGTCAACGGCGAAAAACAAGGTCCGGTGTCGATGGACCAGATGCGTCTGTACAGCGAGGCGAAGATCCTGAAGAAGGACTCGCTGGTGTGGAAAAACGGCATGCAAACGTGGAAGCCGGCAGCCGAAGCGATTCCCGAATTGTTCGGCGGTGCCGCCCCCGGCGGCGGAACCCCGACGGTCAGCCACGTTTCCAGCGAAACCCCGCCGGCCGACGGAGGGGCGTTGTCGACCGAGATTGCGAAACACCACGCGCTGATCATGGCGTTCGGGATCAGCTTGCTGATCATCGCCGCGATCTTTATCGTCGGCCAGATCGTCGCGCTCAATCAGGGCGGCAGAAGGCTGAAATCGGACACGATGTCCGCCGCAATCCGAATCTCACTCAGCGGTGTGGCTGCCATCTCAGGCGTCATGGCGGTCCAAGCCTCACTGAAATTGAAGGCCGCCGCACAATCCGCCTCGGCGATCGCCGCTCTGATGGCCGCCCGAACGGTCAACCAATTCTGGCTGCTGACCTCCGTCGCCGTCATGATTTGGCTGGGCATTCTGTTGCTGGTCCTGATCACCGCCTTGGCGACCAACGTCCCGATCACCAACGTGCTGGCGTAGCTGGACAGCGTCGCTTTTCGATCAAGACGAGCCCGTGAGATTCTCACTCGTTCCCGGGCTCCGCCTGGGAACGGGAGTTCCAGGTGGCTCCGCCTCCCGTAGCCCGCACGCGTGTGGCGGGAGCCATCTCACTCGTTCCCGGGCTCCGCCTGGGAACGGGAGTTTCCGGAGGCTCCGCCTCCGCTCGCCCGCACGCGTGTGGCGGGAGCCACAGCGACAGCGCGTTCCCAGGCAGAGCCTTGGAACGAGGACGCAGCCCACCAGGACAGGTCCCACCAGGACAGGTCCCGACGAGTTGATTCAAAAAAATTCCAGTTTCTTGCACGGGACTCGCTGCGGGCGGCCACTAACCGAGTGACTTCCCGAACCTCTGTTAGGTGATGAGACCACGATGCGTCTGACTTTGCGAACCCTACTGGCCTATTTGGACAACACCCTCGACCCCCAAGATTCCGAAATCCTGCGGCAGAAGGTGGAGCAGAGCGGATTCGCCACGCAACTGGTTCAGCGGATCCGCAGTTCGGTCGCCGATCCGTCGTTGTCCGCTCCCGCTCCCGATTCGGTTCACCCGATCGAGGAGCCGAACATGATGAGCAACTTTCTCGACAGCACGCTTGCGCCGGAACAGATTGCGGAGATCGAAAAAGCGTGTTTGGAATCGCTGCCGCATCTGGCCGAAGCGGCGGCCTGTCACCAGATCTTGACGATGGTCCTGGGTCGTCCCGCCGAAGCCTCCGATCGTCTGCGTGAACGCGTGCTGGCGATGGTCGATGACAAAGGAAACATTGTCGATCCCGATTCAACATCGGAACCGGGCCAGGTCAGCGGCGGCGCGTCGCCGGTGATCGCCGGCGAAATCGGTCCCCGCTACTCGGGCGTCGATCTCTCGGACGCCACGGATGAGACCGCGGTGGCAGCCACGGCGGCAAGCGAATTACCCAGCGGGGGCGCGGACGCCGATGTCGGCTCGTTTCCCTCTGCCGCGTCTGAGCCGATGACGGATCCACGGGCGACTCCGTCGCAAGACGTTCAGCCGGTCGGAGCCGGAGATAGTGGCGTCTTTCAGGCCGCGACAAAACTCCGAGAACAGTCACACCAATTTGCCGAAGCCGGAATGGCGCTCGATGATGCACCACCGCTGGCGGGCGACCGACCCTTACGACAGCTGGAACGGTCCGACTTCTATGACGGTGAAGTGCGTTCATCGCGAATCACGCCGTGGCTGGTTTCCCTGGCGCTGGTGGGGATCTTGCTATTCGCGATCAGTCGCATCTTTGCGCCTTTGTTGGGCCCCCAAAAGGTCGCTCAATCCAGCAACGATCAGGCCAACGGCGACGCGATCGTCGCCGATTCCGCGAGCGAGGCACCGTCACCGAGCGATGCGTCCGAAACTGCCGTACCTGATCAGCCCCCAAGCGGCTCGATCGGTGACGGGATCGGAG containing:
- a CDS encoding DUF4339 domain-containing protein; translation: MTQIERVFIRFRGRTIGPLTPDKVKDMVRRGQVTRMHELSGDGLSWMKADEFGNFFPRAAPSGGMAGDMAASASSVPPGSEGSHDGGGTAPAANDNATAQWYAHVNGEKQGPVSMDQMRLYSEAKILKKDSLVWKNGMQTWKPAAEAIPELFGGAAPGGGTPTVSHVSSETPPADGGALSTEIAKHHALIMAFGISLLIIAAIFIVGQIVALNQGGRRLKSDTMSAAIRISLSGVAAISGVMAVQASLKLKAAAQSASAIAALMAARTVNQFWLLTSVAVMIWLGILLLVLITALATNVPITNVLA